From Heliomicrobium undosum, the proteins below share one genomic window:
- a CDS encoding acetyl-CoA hydrolase/transferase C-terminal domain-containing protein codes for MSLQDQHRSKRITASEAARMVKSGDWIEYGFCLAAPRAFDAALAERSDDLTDVHIRAGVSVYPSLAFESDPTGERFTWNSWHFTGLDRRYASQGPAFYNPMRFCELPRYVLENQPTDVFITQAAPMDRHGFFNFGVSNSHHYGLIARAKKIIIEVNERFPRVHGGHGHGIHIDQVDHIIEGDNLPLAELPPAPVSDVDKAIATQVLAKMHDGDCVQLGIGGMPNALGRMIAESDLKDLGGHTEMIADSFVDMFQAGRMNGLRKAIDRGRIAFTFALGTKRLYEFLDENPFAASYPVDYTNATEVAGSIDNLVTINNAVEVDLFGQVCAESSGTRQISGTGGQLDFVIAAYQSKGGRSFICLSSTYRDKAGNIKSRILPTITPGGIITDTRATTMYVVTEYGMFNCKGQSAWQRAEGLIGIAHPHFREELIGKAEAMGIWRRSNKR; via the coding sequence ATGAGTCTTCAAGATCAACACCGTTCCAAACGAATCACAGCAAGCGAAGCGGCCCGGATGGTCAAGTCGGGCGACTGGATCGAGTATGGCTTTTGTCTGGCTGCGCCGCGCGCCTTTGACGCCGCTCTGGCCGAGCGCAGCGACGATCTTACGGATGTACATATCCGGGCGGGTGTCTCCGTGTATCCATCCCTGGCCTTTGAATCGGATCCGACGGGCGAGCGTTTCACCTGGAACTCCTGGCATTTCACCGGCCTGGATCGGCGCTATGCATCTCAGGGACCCGCTTTTTACAACCCCATGCGTTTCTGCGAACTGCCCCGTTACGTCCTGGAGAACCAGCCCACCGATGTCTTTATCACCCAGGCGGCCCCCATGGACCGACACGGCTTTTTCAATTTCGGCGTCAGCAACAGCCACCATTATGGACTCATCGCCCGCGCCAAAAAAATCATCATCGAGGTCAACGAGCGTTTCCCCCGCGTCCACGGCGGTCACGGTCACGGCATCCACATCGACCAGGTGGACCATATCATCGAAGGCGACAACCTGCCTCTGGCCGAACTGCCGCCGGCGCCGGTCAGCGACGTGGACAAGGCGATCGCGACCCAGGTCTTGGCGAAGATGCATGACGGCGATTGTGTCCAGTTGGGCATCGGCGGCATGCCTAACGCCCTCGGCAGGATGATCGCCGAATCAGACCTGAAGGACCTGGGCGGCCACACAGAGATGATCGCCGACAGCTTCGTCGACATGTTCCAGGCCGGGCGCATGAACGGCTTACGCAAGGCCATCGACCGGGGGCGCATCGCCTTCACATTCGCGCTCGGCACGAAGCGGCTCTATGAATTCCTCGACGAAAACCCCTTCGCGGCCAGTTACCCTGTGGATTACACCAACGCCACCGAGGTGGCCGGCTCCATCGACAACCTGGTGACCATCAACAACGCCGTCGAGGTCGACCTCTTCGGCCAGGTCTGCGCCGAATCGTCGGGCACCCGCCAGATCAGCGGCACCGGAGGCCAACTCGATTTTGTCATCGCCGCCTATCAATCGAAGGGCGGACGCAGCTTTATCTGCCTTTCCTCAACCTACCGCGACAAGGCCGGCAACATCAAGTCGCGCATCCTGCCAACGATCACCCCCGGCGGGATCATCACCGACACGCGGGCGACGACAATGTATGTCGTTACCGAGTACGGCATGTTCAACTGCAAGGGCCAGTCGGCTTGGCAGCGGGCGGAAGGGTTGATCGGCATCGCCCATCCTCATTTCCGGGAGGAACTGATCGGAAAAGCCGAGGCCATGGGCATCTGGCGACGGAGCAACAAGCGGTAA
- a CDS encoding ABC transporter permease, giving the protein MERFSWTRFQAILRKEFQQIIRDRPSIGLAIGMPVMLLLLFGYAVNTDVDHLPAVVWDQSMSQDSRAFISALRNSTYLDPDYHVRGYDEIGRYLDSADARVAVIIPPDYGKQVQGNGSATIQVLVDGSDPTAARAAMNAVQTVGFNAGWDVQAERLAAQGGETPRLPVQVETRVWYNPDMKSAVFNIPGLIGLILQNVIAMLTAFSMVREKERGTMEQLVVTPIRPAELMLGKLLPFVFIGFVSLTMVLLIGIYWFEVPPKGSVILLFFLSTLFLITILAVGLLVSTVAKTQLQAMQMTFLLILPSILLSGFMFPRETMPAFLQGLGGMLPLTYFLVIVRGIFLKGVGLEYLWKETLILSVFAIGLFFLAAKKFRKNLD; this is encoded by the coding sequence ATGGAACGGTTCAGTTGGACCCGTTTTCAGGCCATCCTGCGCAAGGAATTCCAGCAGATCATCCGTGACCGGCCCAGCATCGGCCTAGCCATCGGCATGCCGGTCATGTTGCTGCTGCTCTTTGGTTACGCCGTCAACACCGATGTGGACCACCTGCCTGCGGTCGTCTGGGACCAATCGATGAGCCAGGACAGCCGGGCGTTCATCAGCGCCTTGCGCAACTCGACCTATCTCGATCCCGATTACCATGTGCGGGGATACGACGAGATCGGACGCTACCTGGACAGCGCCGACGCCCGCGTCGCCGTGATCATCCCGCCTGATTACGGCAAACAGGTGCAAGGCAACGGCAGCGCCACCATCCAGGTGCTCGTCGACGGTTCCGACCCGACGGCGGCCCGGGCGGCCATGAACGCCGTTCAGACGGTGGGATTCAACGCCGGTTGGGACGTGCAGGCCGAGCGGCTCGCGGCGCAGGGGGGAGAGACGCCGCGCTTGCCGGTGCAGGTGGAGACCCGCGTCTGGTACAACCCGGACATGAAGTCGGCTGTCTTCAACATCCCCGGCCTGATCGGCCTCATCCTGCAGAACGTCATCGCCATGCTCACGGCCTTCTCCATGGTCCGCGAGAAGGAGCGGGGCACGATGGAACAACTGGTCGTCACGCCGATCCGACCGGCCGAACTGATGCTGGGGAAACTGCTGCCCTTCGTCTTCATCGGCTTCGTATCCCTGACGATGGTCTTGCTCATCGGCATCTACTGGTTTGAGGTGCCGCCGAAAGGCAGCGTGATTCTGCTCTTTTTCCTGTCCACCCTCTTTTTGATCACCATCCTGGCCGTCGGGCTCCTCGTCTCAACGGTGGCCAAAACGCAACTCCAGGCCATGCAGATGACCTTCCTGCTCATCCTGCCGTCGATCCTGCTGTCCGGCTTCATGTTTCCCCGGGAGACGATGCCGGCGTTCCTCCAGGGGCTCGGCGGCATGCTCCCCTTGACCTACTTCCTCGTCATCGTCCGAGGGATTTTCCTCAAAGGCGTCGGCCTCGAATACCTCTGGAAAGAGACGCTGATCCTCTCCGTTTTCGCCATCGGACTCTTCTTCCTGGCGGCGAAGAAGTTCCGCAAAAACCTGGACTGA
- a CDS encoding YpdA family putative bacillithiol disulfide reductase — protein MYDIAVVGGGPCGLACAIEAKNHGLDCVVLEKGNVVHSVAGYPVYMVLFSTTDMLEIGGLPFISGDCRPTRLETVRYYWRAVQHFGIPVRTYREVTEILPASSGFMLHTRDRLNGEEQIVFAKRVVVSTGCYDRPNLIGVPGEELPHVSHYYKEPFPYMGRRVIVVGGGNSAAEAALELSRFGAQTTVVHFRGEMDATVKPWIGAELTARILKKEIAALFHTRVLSIGPEAITLSATDNETPFEVEADFVFLMTGYRPNADLLVQAGAALDESGFPIHNPLTMETTVPGLYVAGAISEGWRVTQANIEKGRFHGKRIIQSIDADQ, from the coding sequence ATGTATGACATCGCGGTTGTGGGCGGCGGCCCCTGCGGACTGGCGTGCGCCATCGAAGCGAAGAATCATGGCCTTGACTGCGTTGTCCTGGAAAAAGGCAATGTGGTCCATTCTGTGGCCGGATATCCGGTCTATATGGTGCTGTTCAGCACGACCGACATGCTGGAGATCGGGGGACTTCCCTTTATCTCCGGTGACTGCCGCCCAACCCGGCTTGAAACGGTGCGTTACTACTGGCGCGCTGTGCAGCATTTTGGGATCCCGGTCCGAACCTACCGTGAGGTGACAGAGATTCTTCCCGCTTCGTCCGGATTCATGCTGCACACACGGGATAGGCTGAACGGCGAAGAGCAGATCGTCTTTGCCAAGCGGGTCGTCGTGTCCACCGGTTGTTATGACCGGCCTAACCTCATCGGCGTGCCCGGTGAAGAATTGCCTCATGTGAGTCATTACTACAAAGAGCCCTTCCCTTATATGGGGCGACGGGTGATCGTCGTCGGAGGGGGCAATTCGGCCGCCGAAGCGGCCTTGGAACTCTCCCGTTTCGGCGCCCAGACGACCGTCGTCCACTTCCGGGGAGAGATGGACGCCACCGTCAAACCCTGGATCGGCGCAGAACTGACAGCGCGCATCCTAAAAAAGGAGATCGCCGCGTTGTTTCACACCCGGGTTCTGTCCATCGGCCCGGAGGCGATTACCCTGTCTGCAACGGACAATGAGACCCCTTTTGAGGTGGAGGCCGATTTTGTCTTTTTGATGACTGGATACCGGCCCAATGCCGACCTGCTCGTCCAAGCAGGCGCAGCCCTCGATGAATCCGGCTTTCCCATCCATAACCCGTTGACGATGGAGACCACCGTTCCCGGCCTCTATGTCGCCGGCGCCATCAGTGAAGGCTGGCGGGTCACCCAAGCCAACATCGAAAAAGGACGTTTCCATGGGAAACGGATCATCCAGTCCATCGACGCGGATCAATGA
- a CDS encoding flagellar motor protein MotB, translating to MSKKKQHHEEHVDETWLIPYADMLTLLLALFIVMFAVSQVDTKKFEALKKAMETVFKGGSGIMANPTPLNTEGASDAPPDMSVMESLKETRDFQEIKNRIDQYIEEKGLEKQVETNLVREGLQISFRDAALFDSGKAELKREALPALDLIADTLHNLSNEVRIAGHTDNLPISTAEFPSNWDLSAKRALNVMKHILNDKRNNPVKFTAVGYGEYHPKATNNTLEGRAQNRRVEVMIIRQYPMPEQKATPAVVKPVPQPLAPQGTASAPQGNAATPANADAMPPAPVLEGLPGEPKRLPADNIPDSPLRFVP from the coding sequence ATGTCCAAGAAGAAGCAACACCATGAGGAGCATGTCGACGAGACATGGCTGATCCCCTACGCCGACATGCTGACGTTGCTCCTGGCCCTGTTTATCGTCATGTTCGCCGTCAGCCAGGTGGACACCAAGAAGTTTGAGGCCCTGAAAAAGGCGATGGAGACCGTCTTCAAAGGCGGTTCAGGCATCATGGCCAACCCGACGCCGCTGAACACTGAGGGGGCCAGCGACGCGCCGCCGGACATGTCGGTGATGGAATCGTTAAAGGAGACCCGCGACTTCCAGGAGATCAAAAACCGCATCGACCAGTATATTGAAGAAAAAGGGCTTGAAAAACAGGTGGAGACCAACCTTGTCCGCGAAGGGTTGCAGATCAGCTTCCGCGACGCGGCGCTCTTCGACTCCGGGAAGGCCGAGTTGAAGCGGGAGGCCTTGCCGGCCCTCGACCTGATCGCTGATACACTGCACAACCTCTCTAACGAGGTGCGCATCGCCGGCCACACCGACAACCTGCCCATCAGCACGGCTGAGTTCCCCTCCAACTGGGATCTGAGCGCCAAGCGGGCTCTGAATGTGATGAAGCATATCCTCAACGACAAGAGGAACAACCCGGTCAAGTTCACCGCTGTCGGCTACGGCGAATATCATCCCAAGGCGACCAACAATACGCTGGAAGGACGCGCCCAGAACCGCCGCGTCGAGGTGATGATCATCCGTCAGTACCCCATGCCGGAACAAAAGGCGACCCCGGCGGTTGTCAAGCCAGTGCCGCAACCGCTGGCGCCGCAGGGAACCGCGAGCGCGCCGCAAGGGAACGCCGCGACCCCGGCGAACGCCGATGCAATGCCGCCCGCCCCGGTGCTTGAAGGCCTGCCCGGTGAACCGAAGCGTCTTCCTGCCGACAATATCCCCGACAGCCCGCTCCGCTTCGTTCCCTAG
- a CDS encoding HlyD family secretion protein, with translation MQAKVKIIAGGAIAVTLGLLAFSVTGTAKGDAGVLGRFFGPAKEVYSGTIEGTMVPVQPEVSGRIVELRVAEGQTVEAGQVIALLDDQTASISLAAAESDLRQAEAKLLDLLNGSRVEEIRRQRATVDQFQAVVNQNRNLIDQYKANLARDEENLRREEQILKENQALYDAGALSARELDNQKTRAKTARAQAEATKAQVEAAQSQAESAEAQRSGALAGLDLALAGYTEPTIQAQKAVVDGLKEKVRLAQVNAGKAIIKSPVQGRVLYKHVETGQVVNTASRIITVLDENDLWVKVFVPEALLGGLSVGTDAAVSVDAYPDHSFAAAVTQISDKAEFTPKNVQTKEERTNLVFSVKTKLTEGLDRLKPGMPADVVFQKTKG, from the coding sequence ATGCAGGCAAAGGTGAAGATCATCGCCGGCGGCGCCATTGCGGTAACCCTGGGGTTGTTGGCCTTTAGCGTCACCGGAACGGCGAAGGGGGATGCAGGCGTTCTCGGGCGCTTCTTCGGACCGGCCAAGGAGGTTTATTCGGGGACCATCGAAGGGACCATGGTGCCCGTCCAGCCGGAAGTCTCCGGCCGCATCGTGGAACTGCGCGTCGCCGAAGGGCAGACCGTCGAGGCAGGTCAAGTGATCGCCCTGTTGGATGACCAGACGGCTTCCATCAGCCTGGCTGCCGCCGAGAGCGATCTCCGGCAGGCCGAGGCCAAGCTCCTCGACCTGCTCAACGGGAGCCGTGTCGAGGAGATCCGCCGCCAGCGCGCCACTGTGGACCAGTTCCAGGCAGTCGTCAACCAGAACCGCAACCTCATCGACCAGTACAAGGCCAACCTTGCCCGCGATGAAGAGAACCTGCGCCGCGAGGAGCAGATCCTGAAAGAAAACCAGGCGCTCTATGACGCAGGCGCCTTGAGCGCCCGCGAACTGGACAACCAGAAAACGCGGGCGAAGACGGCCCGCGCCCAGGCAGAGGCCACGAAGGCCCAGGTGGAAGCCGCCCAGTCCCAGGCTGAATCGGCGGAGGCGCAGCGCAGCGGCGCCCTGGCCGGCCTTGATCTGGCCCTGGCCGGTTACACCGAGCCGACCATCCAGGCCCAGAAGGCGGTTGTCGACGGCTTGAAGGAAAAGGTGCGCCTGGCCCAGGTGAACGCCGGCAAGGCGATCATCAAAAGCCCCGTTCAGGGCCGCGTTCTCTACAAGCACGTGGAAACGGGACAGGTGGTCAACACAGCCAGCCGCATCATCACCGTCCTCGATGAAAACGATCTCTGGGTGAAGGTCTTTGTTCCTGAGGCGCTGTTGGGCGGTCTCTCCGTCGGAACCGACGCCGCCGTCAGCGTGGACGCCTATCCCGACCATTCTTTTGCCGCCGCCGTCACCCAGATCAGCGATAAGGCCGAGTTCACCCCGAAAAACGTGCAGACGAAGGAAGAGCGGACGAACCTCGTCTTCAGCGTCAAAACCAAGCTGACCGAGGGACTGGACCGGCTGAAACCGGGCATGCCGGCTGACGTGGTTTTCCAGAAGACGAAGGGATAG
- the rd gene encoding rubredoxin produces MKKYLCVPCGYIYDPEVGDPDSNIPPGTPFESLPDDWVCPICGVGKDQFEVQE; encoded by the coding sequence GTGAAGAAGTATCTCTGTGTTCCTTGTGGCTATATCTACGATCCCGAAGTGGGTGATCCCGATTCTAACATCCCCCCGGGAACCCCCTTCGAATCCCTGCCCGATGACTGGGTCTGCCCCATCTGCGGCGTCGGCAAAGACCAGTTTGAGGTTCAGGAATAA
- the motA gene encoding flagellar motor stator protein MotA, whose translation MDIAVILGVVLGVVAVVGGMIAKGANVAVLVNPAAIIIIFVGTFASLLNSFPMKEVKKLPTLFGIIFKEQKLTEPKVIIQQMTDMAQQARREGLLSLEASIDKLEEPFLRNGIRLIVDGQGEDFVRELLEAEIAAMEERHRVGAQIFTSAGSYAPTLGVLGAVIGLIGALGNLNDVNKLGTMIAAAFVATLFGIFTGYVLWHPFATKLKRKSSEEVKLKTMMLEGILSIQVGSSPIQIREKMMIHLTQAERAALEKEGNV comes from the coding sequence ATGGATATCGCCGTCATTCTAGGGGTAGTGCTGGGCGTTGTCGCCGTTGTCGGCGGGATGATTGCCAAAGGGGCCAACGTCGCCGTTCTGGTCAACCCGGCTGCCATCATCATCATCTTCGTGGGCACCTTCGCCTCCCTGCTCAACTCCTTCCCGATGAAGGAGGTCAAGAAACTGCCGACGCTCTTCGGGATCATCTTCAAGGAGCAGAAGTTGACGGAGCCGAAGGTGATCATTCAGCAGATGACCGACATGGCGCAGCAGGCCCGTCGCGAAGGCTTGCTCTCGCTGGAGGCCTCCATCGACAAATTGGAAGAACCCTTCCTGCGCAACGGCATCCGCTTGATCGTCGATGGTCAGGGCGAAGACTTCGTTCGTGAACTCCTGGAGGCGGAGATCGCTGCCATGGAGGAACGTCATCGCGTGGGCGCCCAGATCTTCACCTCTGCCGGTTCCTATGCCCCGACGCTGGGCGTTCTGGGGGCCGTTATCGGTCTCATCGGCGCCTTGGGCAACCTGAACGACGTCAACAAACTGGGCACCATGATCGCCGCCGCCTTCGTGGCCACCCTCTTCGGTATCTTCACCGGTTACGTCCTCTGGCACCCCTTCGCCACCAAACTGAAGCGGAAGTCTTCGGAAGAGGTCAAGTTGAAGACAATGATGCTCGAAGGCATCCTGTCGATCCAGGTCGGCAGCAGCCCGATTCAGATTCGCGAGAAGATGATGATCCACCTGACTCAAGCGGAACGAGCGGCCCTTGAGAAAGAAGGAAATGTCTGA
- the ilvE gene encoding branched-chain-amino-acid transaminase gives MSLIIYLDGRFVPEEQAKISVFDHGFLYGDGIFEGIRAYNGRVFKLDEHIDRLYDSAKAIKLAIPMGKGEMVDVVLETLRRNHLRDAYIRLVVSRGKGDLGLDPRKCPGATVLCITAGITLYPPEFYEKGLEVVTVATRRNVPEALNPRIKSLNYLNNILAKLEAARAGVLEAIMLNQEGYVAECTGDNIFIIKQGRLITPPVHVGILEGITRNTVMDLARAKGFTVAEEVFTRFDVYTADEVFLTGTAAEVIPVVNVDGRLIGDGVPGPVTSDLIAAFREYARNQGTPI, from the coding sequence GTGAGCCTGATCATCTACTTGGATGGCCGTTTTGTTCCGGAAGAGCAGGCAAAGATATCCGTCTTCGACCACGGCTTCCTGTACGGAGACGGGATTTTTGAAGGCATCCGGGCCTACAACGGCCGGGTCTTCAAACTGGATGAACACATCGACCGCCTCTATGACTCTGCAAAAGCCATCAAACTGGCGATTCCTATGGGAAAAGGGGAAATGGTCGACGTCGTCCTGGAGACTCTGCGCCGCAACCATCTTCGCGACGCCTACATCCGTTTGGTCGTATCCCGGGGGAAGGGAGATCTTGGACTGGACCCGCGCAAATGCCCCGGGGCCACGGTGCTCTGCATCACTGCCGGCATTACCCTTTATCCGCCGGAGTTCTATGAAAAGGGCCTGGAGGTCGTCACGGTGGCCACGCGCCGCAATGTGCCCGAAGCCCTGAACCCGCGCATCAAGTCGCTCAACTACCTGAACAACATCCTGGCTAAGCTGGAAGCGGCCCGAGCCGGCGTCCTGGAGGCGATCATGCTCAACCAGGAAGGCTATGTGGCCGAGTGCACCGGCGATAACATCTTTATCATCAAACAGGGACGCCTGATTACGCCGCCCGTTCATGTAGGCATCTTGGAGGGCATCACCCGCAACACCGTCATGGACCTGGCTCGCGCCAAGGGCTTCACCGTGGCGGAAGAGGTCTTCACCCGCTTCGATGTCTACACTGCCGACGAGGTCTTCCTCACCGGCACGGCCGCAGAGGTCATCCCTGTCGTCAACGTGGACGGACGCCTCATCGGCGACGGCGTTCCCGGACCGGTTACGAGCGACCTGATCGCAGCTTTCCGGGAATATGCCCGCAATCAGGGCACGCCGATTTAG
- a CDS encoding EAL domain-containing protein, producing MNRPRFIPDPDTVMPHFQPILSMDTQTIYAYEVLGRYTGPQGVRSLGPFFHDPSVSMEEHIFIDRIIRQKAIASLVNAPADTRLFLNLKPNWIYNFRERPDQLPTLRFLREHNIDPSRITVEITEDSFFDDIEELARVTRTYREAGCQIAIDDVGSGFVNFDRIAYIKPNILKLDLELVKKCGRESFFQEILLSFAVMAEKIGAFLLFEGIETKEEVQIALSLGARYLQGYFFSPPQSAMQNPNAFRSGLDRQIQQFVDHALWQQHADLRDAEELRDSLLACLHRLSEGETVTPAAADAFIHPILGLLPRMVIRVFLCDERGYQWSSNFTRQNGHWEQDPGFIGRNWAWRPYFLNNIVKATYQEAGKLSAVYTDAHTGEKMRTYIYPLPDNLFLCLDLTMEG from the coding sequence ATGAATCGACCCCGGTTTATTCCCGACCCAGACACCGTCATGCCGCACTTTCAACCGATCCTCTCGATGGATACGCAAACCATCTATGCCTACGAGGTGCTCGGTCGCTATACAGGCCCGCAGGGTGTGCGCAGCCTTGGCCCCTTTTTTCATGACCCTTCCGTTTCCATGGAGGAGCATATCTTTATCGATCGCATCATCCGCCAGAAAGCGATCGCCAGCCTCGTCAACGCCCCTGCGGATACGCGCCTTTTTCTCAACCTGAAACCAAACTGGATCTACAATTTCCGGGAGAGGCCGGATCAACTGCCCACCTTGCGCTTTCTCCGCGAACATAACATCGACCCCTCCCGGATCACCGTCGAAATCACGGAGGATTCCTTCTTCGACGATATTGAGGAACTGGCTCGCGTCACCCGCACCTACCGGGAAGCGGGCTGCCAGATCGCCATCGATGATGTGGGCAGCGGGTTCGTCAACTTTGACCGCATCGCCTACATCAAGCCGAACATCCTCAAGTTGGACCTGGAACTGGTGAAAAAGTGCGGTCGCGAGTCCTTTTTTCAGGAGATCCTCCTCTCCTTTGCCGTGATGGCCGAAAAGATCGGCGCCTTTTTGCTCTTCGAAGGCATCGAAACGAAGGAAGAGGTGCAGATCGCCCTTTCGCTCGGCGCCCGGTACCTGCAAGGATACTTCTTCTCTCCGCCCCAGTCGGCCATGCAAAACCCCAACGCCTTCCGTTCCGGTCTGGACCGCCAGATCCAACAATTCGTCGATCACGCCCTCTGGCAGCAGCACGCCGACCTGCGCGACGCCGAGGAACTCAGGGACAGCCTCCTCGCATGCCTCCACCGCCTGTCTGAGGGAGAAACGGTAACTCCCGCCGCCGCTGACGCTTTCATCCATCCCATCCTGGGGCTCCTCCCCCGGATGGTGATTCGCGTTTTCCTCTGTGACGAACGGGGCTACCAGTGGTCATCGAACTTCACCCGCCAGAACGGGCATTGGGAACAGGATCCCGGGTTCATCGGCCGCAACTGGGCTTGGCGCCCCTATTTTCTCAACAACATCGTCAAGGCCACCTATCAGGAGGCCGGAAAACTGTCGGCTGTCTACACAGATGCCCACACAGGCGAAAAGATGCGCACCTACATATACCCCCTCCCGGACAACCTCTTCCTCTGCCTCGACTTGACCATGGAGGGTTGA
- a CDS encoding ABC transporter ATP-binding protein: MELAIDCQGLIKRFGSYTAVEGVTFQLPAGSIMGFVGPNGAGKTTTIRMLCGVLMPTEGQATVLGYDVRTHPEEIKQRIGYMSQKFSLYDDLTVQENIDFYAGVYNLRGAEAAERKRSVVERIGLEGRLPQLVHSLSGGWKQRVALACALLHAPRLIVLDEPTAGVDPVSRRVFWQIIRQLRAEGMTILVSTHYMDEADTCDFLGFVFYGRLIAFGTPAEMKVRENKASLDDLFIYFVEREAADDPRNAGIKGGRR; encoded by the coding sequence ATGGAATTGGCCATCGATTGCCAGGGATTGATCAAGCGCTTCGGGAGCTATACGGCTGTCGAGGGCGTAACCTTCCAACTGCCGGCCGGCTCGATCATGGGCTTCGTCGGCCCCAACGGCGCCGGCAAAACGACGACGATCCGCATGCTCTGCGGCGTCCTCATGCCGACAGAGGGCCAGGCCACCGTTCTCGGCTATGACGTGCGCACCCACCCCGAGGAGATCAAGCAGCGCATCGGCTACATGTCCCAAAAGTTCAGCCTCTACGATGACCTGACGGTCCAAGAGAACATCGACTTCTACGCCGGCGTCTACAACCTGCGCGGCGCCGAGGCGGCGGAGCGCAAGCGCAGCGTCGTCGAACGGATCGGCCTGGAGGGCCGGCTGCCCCAACTGGTCCACTCCCTGTCGGGCGGCTGGAAGCAGCGTGTCGCCCTGGCCTGCGCCCTGCTCCATGCGCCCCGGCTGATCGTCCTCGACGAACCGACAGCCGGCGTCGACCCCGTCTCCCGGCGCGTCTTCTGGCAGATCATCCGCCAACTCCGCGCCGAGGGGATGACCATCCTCGTCAGCACCCACTACATGGATGAGGCCGACACCTGCGATTTTCTGGGCTTCGTCTTTTATGGGCGGCTGATCGCCTTCGGCACCCCGGCGGAGATGAAAGTCCGCGAAAACAAGGCCAGCCTGGACGATCTCTTCATCTACTTTGTGGAGCGCGAAGCCGCCGACGATCCGCGCAACGCCGGCATCAAAGGGGGGCGGCGATGA